One Brevibacterium spongiae DNA segment encodes these proteins:
- a CDS encoding DUF5926 family protein — MGKKSKRSKEELIAKRLARAQATAFVARPFADLPFEADLICLREIVPAATATAKLTEEHGGHEVTITSLLPAAWQAWRRDDGEILAGMQVPVSSTDASRDVARGILAAVEAEPGTSIEATTEPGEGPRLQDILDTAHPFDVRVLENFDYWALPEAETDPDVGAALQQANDSVAPTEKLASVDSAYWTEMSGRTYVRWARPEGEDRIVDAMARLQAENANDLGGIGSFLGYFRAHGIIIPVWELEFGTQVDDVEEPIADFGKRMDEALNTTEPMSTEARRVRSGIVSRQLTIH; from the coding sequence ATGGGAAAGAAGTCGAAGCGCTCCAAGGAAGAACTCATCGCCAAACGCCTCGCCAGGGCGCAGGCCACGGCGTTCGTCGCACGTCCGTTCGCGGACCTGCCGTTCGAAGCCGACCTCATCTGCCTGCGTGAGATCGTGCCCGCGGCCACCGCGACCGCGAAGCTCACCGAGGAGCACGGCGGCCATGAGGTCACGATCACCTCACTGCTGCCCGCTGCCTGGCAGGCGTGGCGCCGCGATGACGGTGAGATCCTGGCCGGCATGCAGGTGCCCGTGTCCTCGACCGACGCCTCCCGCGATGTCGCCCGCGGCATCCTCGCCGCCGTCGAGGCGGAACCCGGCACCTCGATCGAAGCGACGACCGAGCCCGGTGAGGGTCCGCGTCTGCAGGACATCCTCGACACCGCACACCCATTCGACGTCCGCGTGCTCGAGAACTTCGACTACTGGGCGCTGCCCGAGGCCGAGACCGACCCGGACGTCGGGGCCGCCCTCCAGCAGGCCAACGACTCGGTCGCTCCGACCGAGAAGCTCGCCTCCGTCGACTCCGCCTACTGGACCGAGATGTCCGGCCGCACCTACGTCCGCTGGGCCCGCCCCGAGGGTGAGGATCGCATCGTCGACGCCATGGCCCGCCTCCAGGCCGAGAACGCCAATGACCTCGGCGGCATCGGCTCGTTCCTCGGCTACTTCCGCGCCCACGGCATCATCATCCCCGTCTGGGAGCTCGAGTTCGGCACCCAGGTCGACGACGTCGAAGAGCCCATCGCGGACTTCGGCAAGCGCATGGACGAAGCGCTGAACACGACCGAACCGATGAGCACCGAGGCCCGCCGCGTCCGCTCCGGCATCGTGTCCCGCCAGCTGACCATCCACTGA
- a CDS encoding exodeoxyribonuclease III, whose amino-acid sequence MRIATWNVNSIRARHDRIGAWLDRSDVDVLAIQELKCKDAQFPEELFTERGYEVSFHGLNQWNGVAIASRVGLADTEIGFANIPAFGADEPVVEARAIAATCNGVRVYSLYVPNGRELDHPHYGYKLEWYRALTDDIAAQLSAEPEKKLVLCGDFNVAPLDEDVWDMAEFDGATHVSDAERKAFDDLLGAGLTEVTRQFTPGPGVYTFWDYQKLRFPKKQGMRIDFQLASQSLAATAAAGEIDREERKGKGASDHAPVIVDYDL is encoded by the coding sequence GTGAGAATCGCTACGTGGAATGTGAACTCGATCCGCGCCCGCCACGATCGCATCGGGGCCTGGCTGGATCGTTCGGATGTCGATGTCCTGGCCATCCAGGAGCTCAAGTGCAAGGATGCCCAGTTCCCTGAGGAGCTGTTCACCGAGCGCGGCTATGAAGTGAGCTTCCATGGCCTCAACCAGTGGAACGGCGTGGCCATCGCCTCCCGCGTCGGGCTGGCCGACACGGAGATCGGCTTCGCGAACATCCCCGCTTTCGGAGCCGACGAACCCGTCGTCGAGGCCCGAGCTATCGCCGCCACCTGCAATGGTGTGCGCGTCTACTCCCTCTATGTGCCCAACGGTCGCGAACTCGACCACCCGCACTACGGCTACAAACTCGAGTGGTACCGGGCACTGACGGACGACATCGCCGCCCAGCTGTCGGCGGAGCCGGAGAAGAAGCTCGTCCTCTGCGGCGACTTCAACGTCGCCCCGCTCGATGAGGACGTGTGGGACATGGCCGAATTCGACGGTGCCACCCACGTCTCGGATGCCGAGCGCAAGGCCTTCGACGACCTCCTCGGCGCCGGTCTGACCGAAGTCACCCGCCAGTTCACACCCGGGCCCGGCGTCTACACCTTCTGGGACTACCAGAAGCTGCGCTTCCCGAAGAAGCAGGGCATGCGCATCGACTTCCAGCTCGCCTCGCAGTCGCTGGCGGCCACTGCCGCCGCCGGTGAGATCGACCGCGAAGAGCGCAAGGGCAAGGGCGCGTCCGACCACGCCCCGGTCATCGTCGACTACGACCTCTGA
- a CDS encoding DUF6286 domain-containing protein, with product MSTRLLRKRPSRIGPAVVVALILLLLAVGLGWASVAAFVSAGSVDAALTGTTGASGSGSGLGQLGATQWSSGVVIGSGMVLAILGLIALILGIAPGARRSTAVSTPVPEHIGDLEVAVPTAALSHIAAAAADGVDGVSGVKASSNAASTIVTFSTPVRDHEPIRAEVEAAVRERFDSISFDRKPTVKVQARRSQS from the coding sequence ATGAGCACCCGTCTGCTGCGCAAGCGGCCATCGCGCATCGGCCCGGCCGTGGTCGTCGCGCTCATCCTGCTGCTGCTCGCCGTCGGCCTCGGCTGGGCGAGCGTTGCCGCCTTCGTCTCCGCAGGATCCGTCGACGCCGCGCTGACCGGAACCACAGGCGCGTCAGGTTCCGGCTCCGGCCTCGGACAGCTCGGGGCGACGCAGTGGAGCTCCGGTGTCGTCATCGGCTCCGGGATGGTCTTGGCGATCCTCGGGCTCATCGCGCTCATCCTCGGCATCGCCCCTGGTGCCCGCCGCTCCACGGCAGTGAGCACTCCGGTGCCCGAACACATCGGCGACCTCGAAGTCGCCGTGCCGACTGCGGCGCTGTCGCACATCGCGGCCGCCGCGGCAGATGGCGTCGACGGCGTCAGCGGAGTCAAGGCCTCGTCGAACGCTGCGTCGACGATCGTCACGTTCTCCACCCCGGTCCGTGACCACGAACCGATCCGCGCCGAGGTCGAAGCCGCGGTGCGCGAACGCTTCGATTCGATCTCGTTCGACCGCAAGCCGACGGTCAAGGTCCAAGCACGAAGGAGCCAGTCATGA
- a CDS encoding SDR family NAD(P)-dependent oxidoreductase — protein MTFRVPPLQRSGSSHSRGEASPRRDRAPRPRALITGASSGLGSGYARTLAAEGYELVLVARSEQRLRELSDQLGAAHGITAEVVNADLSDRAGIDAVAEVIESQTVDVLINNAGYGLRGALLDTDIADLNDQDLVLTGAVRELSLLAARRMRARGRGGILNVSSLAAVTTMGQYAASKVSTLVFTEALAGELRATPVTVTAVLPGFIRTEFHDRLGVERPGPDLLWLSVDQVVRESLRDARGGKVVSVPGRAYRLAGLVAPMVPRPLIRWGSSGFAFARRRDH, from the coding sequence ATGACCTTCAGGGTCCCGCCGTTGCAGCGAAGCGGATCGTCACACAGCCGTGGCGAGGCCTCGCCGAGGCGGGACCGGGCACCCCGACCGCGTGCCCTCATCACCGGGGCGAGTTCCGGATTGGGCAGCGGCTATGCCCGAACCCTGGCCGCCGAAGGGTATGAGCTCGTGCTCGTCGCCCGCAGCGAACAGCGCCTGCGCGAACTGTCCGACCAGTTGGGTGCCGCTCACGGAATCACAGCAGAGGTGGTCAACGCCGACCTCTCGGACAGGGCTGGCATCGACGCGGTCGCCGAAGTCATCGAGTCTCAGACGGTCGATGTCCTCATCAACAATGCCGGCTACGGTCTGCGCGGTGCGCTGCTGGACACCGACATCGCGGACCTCAATGATCAGGATCTGGTGCTCACCGGCGCCGTGCGTGAGCTGTCGCTGCTCGCGGCCCGGAGGATGCGGGCCCGCGGTCGCGGCGGCATCCTCAACGTCTCGTCTCTGGCCGCGGTGACGACGATGGGCCAGTACGCTGCCTCGAAGGTCTCAACACTGGTGTTCACAGAGGCGCTCGCCGGGGAGCTGCGGGCGACGCCGGTGACGGTCACTGCAGTCCTGCCCGGGTTCATCCGTACAGAGTTCCATGACCGCCTCGGCGTGGAGCGTCCCGGTCCCGACCTGCTCTGGTTGAGCGTCGATCAGGTCGTTCGGGAGTCGCTGCGCGATGCCCGTGGGGGCAAGGTCGTCTCGGTGCCCGGCCGCGCGTATCGGCTGGCCGGTCTGGTGGCTCCGATGGTGCCCAGGCCGCTCATACGATGGGGGTCGAGCGGCTTCGCCTTCGCCCGCCGACGCGACCATTGA
- the pheA gene encoding prephenate dehydratase: MSLNRFAYLGPEATFTEAALFSFLDSRNLRAEATTHPMRNAPSALDAVLEGDCDAAVVPIENSLEGGVPATIDALTENGRLQIIAEVVVPVRFVLAVKPGTTREEITTFGSHPHGEAQVRAFMNENFPEAVYLPTSSTAAAARDLANDAGDHMAAVCPALAAQRYGLEVVAEDIGDRKDAVTRFVVVTRPGPLPAPTGADKTTIVAALRSDRAGSLLELLEQFSSRGVNMSRIESRPTGDGLGLYQFSIDLLGHIHEARMAEALQGVHRAALKLHFLGSYPSSDGAVVPVDPTTTDESFAAAADWLEHTLHG, encoded by the coding sequence GTGAGCCTCAACCGTTTCGCGTACCTCGGTCCGGAGGCCACCTTCACCGAGGCGGCCCTGTTCAGCTTCCTCGACTCCCGGAACCTGCGCGCTGAGGCCACGACGCATCCGATGCGCAATGCACCCTCGGCGCTCGATGCGGTGCTCGAGGGTGACTGCGATGCCGCGGTCGTGCCGATCGAGAATTCCCTCGAAGGCGGAGTTCCCGCCACGATCGATGCGCTGACCGAGAACGGCCGCCTGCAGATCATCGCTGAGGTGGTCGTTCCCGTCCGCTTCGTCCTGGCCGTGAAGCCGGGGACGACGCGGGAGGAGATCACCACCTTCGGCTCCCATCCGCACGGTGAGGCGCAGGTGCGCGCGTTCATGAACGAGAACTTCCCCGAAGCCGTCTACCTGCCGACCTCCTCGACTGCCGCGGCCGCCCGGGATCTGGCCAATGACGCCGGCGACCATATGGCCGCCGTCTGCCCGGCGCTGGCCGCGCAGCGCTACGGGCTCGAGGTCGTCGCCGAGGACATCGGCGACCGCAAAGACGCCGTCACCAGATTCGTCGTCGTCACCCGCCCGGGTCCTCTGCCCGCGCCGACCGGGGCGGATAAGACGACGATCGTCGCGGCCCTGCGCTCGGACCGCGCTGGTTCGCTGCTCGAACTGCTCGAACAGTTCTCCAGCCGCGGCGTGAATATGTCCCGCATCGAATCCCGTCCGACCGGTGACGGGCTGGGCCTCTACCAGTTCTCGATCGACCTGCTCGGGCACATCCATGAGGCGCGGATGGCCGAAGCCCTGCAGGGAGTTCACCGGGCGGCGCTCAAACTGCACTTCCTCGGCAGCTACCCGAGTTCCGACGGAGCCGTGGTGCCCGTCGACCCGACGACGACGGATGAGTCCTTCGCCGCAGCCGCCGACTGGTTGGAGCACACCCTCCACGGCTGA
- a CDS encoding glycosyltransferase family 2 protein: MSAHPNPAPEAVAAIIPAMNESQRIGATVTAAKQIPGVDIVLVVDDGSTDDTGTRARRAGAEVITHPKNKGKAAAMMTGAFALRNREISDADPGVEPKHRALLFIDGDLEDSAINTAPLTAPVLAGTADMTIAILPAQKRRGGGFGFVVGLAKKGIAELSGFEATQPLSGMRCLSREAFDAALPFAAGWGVEAAMTIDVVNAGLRVEEVECDLHHRVTGRDLKAQLHRAAQYRDVARAILARRIRAKRNGGALPGGAAAPSGPAESAQNSSDQHSSDQHKETGK, from the coding sequence ATGAGCGCACATCCGAACCCCGCCCCCGAGGCGGTCGCCGCCATCATCCCCGCGATGAACGAATCCCAGCGCATCGGTGCCACCGTGACCGCGGCCAAGCAGATTCCCGGGGTCGACATCGTCCTCGTCGTCGACGACGGATCGACCGATGACACGGGCACCCGGGCCCGCCGGGCCGGTGCCGAGGTGATCACCCACCCGAAGAACAAGGGCAAGGCCGCGGCGATGATGACCGGGGCGTTCGCCCTGCGCAACCGTGAGATCTCCGACGCCGATCCAGGTGTCGAACCGAAGCATCGGGCGCTGCTGTTCATCGACGGCGACCTCGAGGATTCGGCGATCAACACCGCTCCCCTGACCGCGCCCGTGCTCGCTGGAACTGCGGACATGACGATCGCGATCCTGCCCGCGCAGAAGCGCAGGGGCGGGGGCTTCGGCTTCGTCGTGGGCCTGGCGAAGAAGGGCATCGCCGAGCTCTCCGGGTTCGAGGCCACCCAGCCGCTGTCGGGCATGCGCTGCCTCTCGCGGGAGGCCTTCGACGCGGCTCTGCCGTTCGCTGCGGGATGGGGTGTCGAGGCGGCCATGACCATCGACGTCGTCAACGCCGGACTGCGCGTGGAAGAGGTCGAATGCGACCTCCACCACCGGGTCACCGGCCGCGATCTGAAAGCGCAGCTGCACCGCGCCGCCCAGTACCGCGACGTCGCCCGAGCGATCCTCGCCCGCCGCATCCGCGCGAAGCGGAATGGCGGGGCACTGCCAGGTGGCGCGGCGGCACCGTCCGGCCCTGCCGAGTCCGCACAGAATTCCTCCGACCAGCACAGCTCGGACCAGCACAAGGAGACCGGCAAGTGA
- a CDS encoding GTP pyrophosphokinase translates to MSATVRELVDEAYDRRESTWRAALETVNDWVESVRAASSLLSGDRMRIVDGRIKDRMRTGEKLRRKLADANDEIHESVEVENQVIDVVGARVVCRTEREQSALWNLLTEPGDDTNLSIAEVRDYSATPKPSGYRGRHLIVEVPFDSEPSVLVELQLRTVMQDAWCVLAEEHLFKPGQALKSDSQQERLSVILAGLMAQADSVAGYIADDVGAYLGLGNSAPPRAFAEVDEPSDPAIEVTIRELNHSYVLAADEVGRHGIIRLETLGLTPDNPERSAFPHPGDKLQVRMDESKNTRYFIPVSQDG, encoded by the coding sequence ATGTCAGCAACTGTCCGCGAACTGGTCGATGAGGCCTACGATCGACGTGAGTCCACGTGGAGGGCCGCCCTGGAGACGGTCAACGACTGGGTCGAGTCCGTCCGCGCCGCCTCCTCCCTGCTCTCCGGGGACCGCATGCGCATCGTCGACGGTCGGATCAAGGACCGGATGCGCACAGGTGAGAAGCTGCGCCGTAAGCTCGCCGACGCCAATGATGAGATCCACGAATCCGTCGAAGTCGAGAACCAGGTCATCGACGTCGTCGGCGCCCGGGTCGTCTGCCGCACCGAACGCGAACAGTCGGCCCTGTGGAATCTGCTCACCGAACCGGGCGATGACACGAACCTCTCCATCGCCGAGGTGCGCGACTACTCCGCGACCCCGAAGCCCTCCGGATACCGCGGACGTCACCTCATCGTCGAAGTCCCGTTCGACTCCGAGCCGTCCGTGCTCGTCGAGCTGCAGCTGCGCACGGTCATGCAGGACGCATGGTGCGTCCTCGCCGAGGAGCACCTGTTCAAACCCGGGCAGGCGCTGAAGTCCGATTCCCAGCAGGAACGGCTCTCCGTCATCCTCGCCGGGCTCATGGCCCAAGCCGACTCCGTGGCCGGTTATATCGCCGATGACGTCGGCGCGTACCTGGGTCTGGGCAATTCCGCCCCGCCACGCGCCTTCGCCGAGGTGGACGAACCGAGCGATCCGGCCATCGAGGTCACGATCCGCGAACTCAATCACTCGTATGTCCTCGCCGCCGACGAGGTGGGACGGCACGGCATCATCCGGCTCGAAACGCTCGGGCTGACTCCCGACAATCCCGAGCGTTCGGCGTTCCCGCATCCCGGCGACAAGCTGCAGGTGCGGATGGATGAGTCGAAGAACACCCGCTACTTCATTCCGGTCTCGCAGGACGGCTGA
- a CDS encoding thioesterase family protein, which produces MPDAPNDHLGHDGAAYPDSYYVRLSENRLVSTLHSQGAWQPGEQHLAPASGMVLAEIERRLPSEKMISRVTFDILGVIHSGEFTIDVNVIRPGRTIELVEAQMRHGERTSIIARAWRLLASDTEAIAGDEWQKLPDASEMPDVPFTHRWGGGYIASLEGRQGADAHPGYAQSWVRSPYPLVDGETDPPTAAFVKYVDTANGLAVRENPKTTFFPNVDLSIHLTREPVAGWVGFDTEVSFGPTGLGQTTSVISDEHGPIGTAVQSLTVRRGHGAV; this is translated from the coding sequence ATGCCTGATGCTCCCAATGATCACCTCGGCCACGACGGTGCCGCCTACCCGGACTCCTACTATGTGCGCCTGTCCGAGAACCGGCTCGTCTCGACCCTGCACAGCCAGGGCGCCTGGCAGCCGGGCGAGCAGCACCTCGCACCCGCCTCGGGGATGGTGCTGGCCGAGATCGAACGTCGCTTGCCGAGTGAGAAGATGATCTCGCGGGTGACCTTCGACATCCTCGGCGTCATCCACTCCGGTGAGTTCACCATCGACGTCAACGTCATCCGCCCCGGGCGCACCATCGAACTCGTCGAGGCTCAGATGCGCCACGGTGAGCGCACAAGCATCATCGCCCGCGCCTGGCGGCTGCTGGCCTCCGACACCGAGGCGATCGCCGGCGACGAATGGCAGAAGCTGCCGGACGCCTCCGAGATGCCCGACGTTCCGTTCACCCACCGCTGGGGCGGCGGCTACATCGCGTCCCTCGAGGGCAGGCAGGGCGCCGACGCCCACCCCGGCTACGCCCAGTCCTGGGTGCGCAGTCCCTATCCGCTCGTCGACGGTGAGACCGACCCGCCGACCGCGGCCTTCGTCAAGTACGTCGACACCGCTAACGGGCTGGCCGTGCGCGAGAACCCGAAGACGACCTTCTTCCCCAACGTCGACCTCTCCATCCACCTCACCAGGGAACCCGTTGCCGGGTGGGTCGGATTCGATACGGAGGTCTCCTTCGGCCCGACCGGGCTCGGGCAGACCACGAGTGTGATCAGCGATGAGCACGGGCCCATCGGCACCGCGGTGCAGTCGCTGACCGTGCGCCGAGGTCACGGCGCCGTATGA
- a CDS encoding FAD-binding dehydrogenase, which translates to MSTDSRISPDAIIVGAGLAGLVAAHELTQAGKRVLILDQENRANLGGQAFWSLGGLFLIDSPEQRRLRVHDSLELARSDWATSAGFDRDEDHWPRKWAEAYLDFAAGEKRQYLRDLGLRLTPIVGWAERGGSGAGEHGNSVPRFHLTWGTGPEVVRVFREPVEAAEADGLVDFRFRHRVDELITEDGAVVGVRGRVLAPSHTARGVESNRDEIEDFELRAPAVIVTTGGIGHNFELMEKYWPVDRLGEFPDTMLAGVPAHVDGRMLQIAEDAGASLINRDRIWAYTEGIENWNTIWPGHGIRIIPGPSSLWFDAEGNRFPAPNYPGFDTNRTMRTILETGYDYSWFVLNESIIRKEFALSGSEQNPDITEKDIGITLDRVRSSDAPAPIEAFKNFGPDFVVAETTEELVAGMNERSRGPVIDHDHLVEQIRQRDRQTDHPFSKDAQVQAIHNARAYLGDKIVRAVKPHKILDPEHGPLIAVRLSLLSRKTLGGLETNLDGQVIGMCDIGAVGGTEAGGTRTGAEDASGGGATGTVHDGIPIPGLYAAGEVTGFGGGGMHGYNALEGTFLGGCIFSGLRAGRAVANGGRSTGSGGSAGSVGATGSRGPVGNGTTGIESRGKK; encoded by the coding sequence ATGAGCACAGACAGCCGCATATCCCCCGATGCGATCATCGTCGGGGCCGGACTCGCCGGACTCGTCGCCGCCCACGAACTCACCCAGGCGGGTAAGCGCGTGCTCATCCTTGACCAGGAGAACCGCGCGAACCTCGGCGGGCAGGCGTTCTGGTCCCTCGGCGGACTCTTCCTCATCGACTCCCCCGAACAGCGCCGGCTGCGCGTCCACGATTCCCTCGAACTCGCACGAAGCGACTGGGCCACCTCGGCGGGATTCGACCGGGACGAGGATCATTGGCCCAGGAAGTGGGCGGAGGCGTACCTCGATTTCGCGGCCGGTGAGAAGCGGCAGTACCTGCGTGACCTGGGCCTGCGTCTGACACCGATCGTCGGGTGGGCCGAACGCGGCGGGTCCGGGGCCGGCGAGCACGGTAACTCCGTCCCCCGGTTCCACCTCACGTGGGGCACCGGCCCCGAGGTGGTCCGTGTCTTCCGCGAACCCGTCGAAGCCGCCGAGGCGGACGGACTCGTCGACTTCAGGTTCCGTCACCGTGTCGACGAACTCATCACCGAGGACGGTGCCGTCGTCGGTGTGCGCGGCCGAGTGCTCGCCCCCAGCCACACTGCACGCGGGGTCGAGTCGAATCGCGACGAGATCGAGGACTTCGAACTGCGTGCCCCCGCGGTCATCGTCACCACCGGCGGGATCGGGCACAATTTCGAACTCATGGAGAAGTACTGGCCGGTCGACCGCCTCGGCGAGTTCCCGGACACGATGCTCGCCGGGGTGCCCGCGCATGTCGACGGACGGATGCTGCAGATCGCCGAGGATGCCGGGGCGAGTCTGATCAACCGGGACCGGATCTGGGCGTACACGGAAGGCATCGAGAACTGGAATACGATCTGGCCGGGCCACGGGATCCGCATCATTCCGGGACCGTCGTCGCTGTGGTTCGATGCCGAGGGCAACCGGTTCCCCGCGCCGAACTATCCCGGCTTCGATACCAATCGGACGATGCGCACGATCCTTGAGACCGGATACGACTATTCGTGGTTCGTTCTCAACGAGTCGATCATCCGCAAGGAGTTCGCGCTGTCAGGTTCGGAGCAGAACCCGGACATTACTGAGAAGGACATCGGGATCACGCTCGACCGAGTGCGCTCCTCGGATGCTCCGGCCCCGATCGAAGCCTTCAAGAACTTCGGGCCCGATTTCGTCGTGGCGGAGACGACCGAGGAGCTCGTGGCGGGGATGAACGAACGCTCCCGCGGACCGGTCATCGACCATGACCACCTCGTCGAACAGATCCGACAGCGTGACCGGCAGACCGACCATCCGTTCTCGAAGGACGCGCAGGTGCAGGCGATCCACAATGCCCGCGCCTACCTCGGCGACAAGATCGTGCGCGCGGTGAAACCGCACAAGATCCTCGATCCGGAACACGGTCCCCTCATCGCGGTGCGGCTGAGCCTGCTCTCGCGCAAGACGCTCGGCGGATTGGAGACGAACCTCGACGGGCAGGTCATCGGCATGTGCGACATTGGAGCGGTCGGTGGCACCGAAGCAGGTGGTACGCGAACCGGCGCTGAGGATGCCAGTGGCGGGGGTGCCACTGGCACAGTTCACGACGGCATCCCGATTCCCGGGCTCTATGCCGCCGGTGAGGTCACCGGCTTCGGCGGTGGCGGCATGCACGGGTACAACGCACTCGAAGGCACCTTCCTCGGCGGATGCATCTTCTCCGGACTGCGCGCCGGCCGTGCGGTGGCGAACGGCGGAAGGTCCACCGGGTCGGGCGGGTCAGCCGGGTCAGTCGGGGCCACCGGGTCGCGCGGGCCAGTCGGCAACGGCACGACCGGAATCGAATCGCGAGGGAAGAAGTGA
- a CDS encoding alkaline shock response membrane anchor protein AmaP, translated as MRRTAAAANRTGLIIAGLIALLLGLAVLAIGFGFAASFVPTLTADGDLGSVATVLAMPFSALIALVVALILAIIGLRWLAAQVPRKDFAKPFRMQADARTGLTTVNAEVIAEAVTEDLESTDGVVDAQVILRGTARSPELLIHIDADERADIDAVIAEAADRVTGNASLALDAPLRAVALEVGIARTRSRRQRTVNLQ; from the coding sequence ATGAGACGCACTGCCGCCGCCGCGAACCGCACTGGCCTCATCATCGCGGGCCTCATCGCTCTGCTGCTCGGCCTGGCAGTGCTCGCCATCGGCTTCGGATTCGCCGCCTCATTCGTGCCCACCCTGACCGCAGACGGCGATCTCGGCTCGGTCGCCACGGTGCTCGCGATGCCGTTCTCGGCACTGATCGCACTCGTCGTGGCACTCATCCTCGCCATCATCGGTCTGCGCTGGCTGGCCGCGCAGGTTCCGCGCAAGGACTTCGCAAAGCCCTTCCGAATGCAGGCCGATGCCCGAACAGGACTGACGACCGTGAACGCGGAGGTCATCGCCGAGGCGGTCACCGAGGACCTCGAATCCACCGACGGCGTCGTCGACGCGCAGGTGATCCTGCGCGGAACCGCCCGCAGCCCGGAGCTGCTCATCCATATCGACGCCGACGAACGCGCGGACATCGATGCTGTCATCGCCGAGGCGGCCGACCGTGTCACCGGCAACGCATCCCTGGCCCTGGACGCCCCGCTGCGCGCAGTGGCGCTCGAGGTCGGCATCGCCCGCACCCGCTCCCGTCGACAGCGCACCGTCAATCTGCAGTAG
- a CDS encoding Asp23/Gls24 family envelope stress response protein — translation MPSKSDGTTTPTSSAAGRSTSGNGVAAAPRRGGLTIADKVVERTAGQILKDLPGVGGTSSGLFGIGASSSLETRPSVDVTLSGRSCTLAVEVGLSYPTPIAEATEQVRTTLSTEIERLTGVTVRQVDVDVRWLRSSVGGSDRGKRSLQ, via the coding sequence GTGCCGTCGAAATCTGACGGGACCACGACTCCCACTTCCTCCGCCGCCGGTCGCAGCACCTCGGGCAACGGTGTCGCTGCGGCCCCTCGCCGAGGCGGTCTGACGATCGCGGACAAGGTCGTCGAACGCACCGCCGGGCAGATCCTCAAGGACCTGCCGGGCGTCGGCGGCACGAGTTCGGGACTCTTCGGCATCGGCGCGAGTTCGAGCCTTGAGACCCGTCCTTCCGTGGACGTCACCCTGTCCGGGCGCAGCTGCACGCTCGCCGTCGAGGTGGGGCTGAGCTATCCCACCCCCATCGCCGAGGCGACCGAACAGGTGCGCACCACCCTGAGCACAGAGATCGAACGTCTCACCGGTGTCACCGTCCGTCAGGTCGATGTCGACGTCCGGTGGCTGCGATCGTCTGTCGGCGGATCCGATCGAGGAAAGAGGAGCCTGCAATGA
- a CDS encoding Asp23/Gls24 family envelope stress response protein, which yields MSENKQNAANTRTSTEDSVRSPLVTDLGTTTIAENVVAKLTGIAAREVPGVYGLGNAARRAFDTLTDRIPGSQTNVSGGVSVEKGEKQTAIDLTIVVEYGTAIVEVAEAIRRNVIRAVENGTGLQVVEVNIDVTDVHLPEDDEEESAKDSPELS from the coding sequence ATGTCAGAGAACAAGCAGAACGCAGCGAACACCCGCACCTCGACCGAGGATTCCGTGCGCAGCCCGCTGGTGACCGATCTCGGCACGACCACCATCGCCGAGAACGTCGTCGCCAAGCTCACCGGCATCGCCGCACGTGAGGTTCCCGGCGTCTACGGACTGGGCAATGCCGCACGCCGCGCTTTCGACACCCTGACCGACCGCATCCCCGGCTCGCAGACGAACGTCTCCGGCGGTGTGTCCGTGGAGAAGGGTGAGAAGCAGACCGCCATCGACCTCACCATCGTCGTCGAATACGGCACTGCCATCGTCGAGGTCGCCGAGGCGATCCGCCGCAACGTCATCCGCGCCGTCGAGAACGGCACCGGACTCCAGGTCGTCGAGGTCAACATCGACGTCACAGACGTCCACCTGCCTGAGGACGACGAGGAAGAGTCCGCCAAGGACTCCCCCGAACTCAGCTGA